The proteins below are encoded in one region of Sphingomonas sp.:
- a CDS encoding SO2930 family diheme c-type cytochrome gives MKALVAAVLLFGAALFAKPGAVNDAVIVAEDYPARLSDYGFFADLARRTPNARVVGYGLETPLFSDYAEKQRYLYLPAGAKAGYQPDKALDLPVGAALIKTFGYQQNGAFKPLETRLLLHRASGWVALPYVWNANGTDADLKRAGTRIPITFTDPSGETRSISYAVPNQNQCKDCHALDGAITPIGVKARYLNHDGQLERLVAGGMLDRLPRDAPRVARWNDPKAPLEDRARAYLEINCAHCHNPAGAASNSGLFLDWKQADANARGILKRPVAAGRGSGGRDFAIQPARAEESILIYRMESTDPGIAMPELGRATVHKEGVAMLRQWIDSLPER, from the coding sequence GTGAAGGCGCTGGTTGCCGCGGTATTGTTGTTCGGCGCCGCGCTGTTTGCGAAACCCGGCGCGGTCAACGATGCGGTGATCGTCGCGGAAGACTATCCGGCGCGCTTGTCCGACTATGGCTTCTTCGCCGATCTGGCGAGGCGCACGCCCAATGCGCGTGTCGTTGGCTACGGGCTCGAAACGCCGCTCTTCTCGGACTATGCCGAGAAGCAGCGCTATCTCTATCTGCCCGCCGGCGCCAAGGCGGGATATCAGCCCGACAAGGCGCTCGATCTTCCGGTCGGCGCGGCGCTGATCAAGACCTTCGGCTATCAACAGAATGGCGCGTTCAAGCCGCTGGAGACGCGGTTGCTGCTCCACCGCGCCAGTGGTTGGGTGGCGCTTCCCTATGTGTGGAACGCGAATGGAACCGACGCCGATCTCAAGCGGGCGGGCACGCGGATTCCGATAACCTTCACCGATCCCTCGGGCGAGACGCGCAGCATCAGCTATGCGGTGCCCAACCAGAACCAGTGCAAGGACTGCCATGCGCTGGACGGCGCGATCACCCCGATCGGGGTCAAGGCACGCTACCTCAATCATGACGGCCAACTCGAACGTCTGGTTGCCGGCGGGATGCTCGACCGATTGCCCAGGGATGCGCCGCGCGTCGCGCGCTGGAACGACCCGAAAGCCCCGCTCGAAGACCGGGCCCGCGCTTATCTCGAGATCAATTGCGCGCATTGCCATAATCCGGCGGGAGCGGCGTCGAACTCGGGGCTGTTCCTCGACTGGAAACAGGCGGATGCCAATGCGCGCGGTATCCTCAAGCGCCCGGTGGCGGCGGGCAGGGGGTCGGGCGGACGCGATTTCGCGATCCAGCCGGCGCGCGCCGAGGAGTCGATCCTGATCTACCGGATGGAATCGACCGATCCCGGCATCGCCATGCCGGAGCTGGGCCGGGCGACGGTGCACAAGGAAGGCGTGGCGATGCTGCGGCAGTGGATCGATTCGCTTCCCGAGCGTTGA
- a CDS encoding parallel beta-helix domain-containing protein: MLRTALFAAVLIAAPAAARDITVEAGANAQERLQEALLDARPGDTVRIGAGRFELTDGLSLDVNGVTVRGAGAGKTVLSFKGQLGAGEGLLVTSDDVVLRDFAVEDTKGDGIKSKGADRIVYKNVRVEWTGGPKETNGAYGVYPVSSTHILVDGVTVKGASDAGIYVGQSEQIIVRNSTVSGNVAGIEIENSRHADVYGNLATHNTGGILVFDLPSLPKMGGGDVRVFKNRVIDNDEPNFAPKGNIVASVRKGTGVLIMANDNVSVFDNDLSGNATSNVMLISYREKFDDVKYNPLPRHIEITANRHGKAGFAPQLPGGEQIAAAFGGSIPPILWDGTGDPTTLNVSDPVPVLGLGLKLGAPVETAQPGLVKLTGATSAKVDIVVLPPAMEAAAK, encoded by the coding sequence ATGCTTCGAACCGCCCTGTTCGCCGCCGTGCTGATCGCCGCGCCCGCCGCCGCGCGCGACATCACGGTTGAGGCCGGCGCCAATGCGCAGGAACGGTTGCAGGAGGCGCTGCTCGACGCCAGGCCGGGCGATACCGTGCGTATCGGCGCCGGCCGCTTCGAGCTGACCGACGGGCTCAGCCTCGACGTTAACGGTGTCACTGTCCGCGGGGCGGGCGCGGGCAAGACCGTGCTCAGCTTCAAGGGGCAATTGGGCGCGGGCGAGGGCTTGCTGGTCACCTCTGACGACGTGGTGCTGCGCGATTTCGCGGTCGAGGACACCAAGGGCGACGGCATCAAGTCCAAGGGCGCCGATCGCATCGTCTACAAGAACGTCCGCGTCGAATGGACCGGCGGACCGAAGGAAACCAACGGCGCATATGGCGTCTACCCCGTCTCCAGCACGCATATCCTGGTCGATGGTGTCACCGTGAAGGGTGCTTCCGATGCTGGCATCTATGTCGGCCAGTCCGAGCAGATCATCGTGCGCAATTCCACGGTCAGCGGCAATGTCGCGGGAATCGAGATCGAGAACAGCCGCCATGCCGATGTCTATGGCAATCTCGCCACGCACAATACCGGCGGCATCCTCGTGTTCGATTTGCCGAGCCTGCCCAAGATGGGCGGCGGCGATGTGCGGGTGTTCAAGAACCGCGTGATCGACAACGATGAGCCCAATTTCGCGCCCAAGGGCAATATCGTCGCAAGCGTGCGCAAGGGCACGGGCGTGCTGATCATGGCGAACGACAATGTCTCGGTCTTCGACAATGATCTGTCGGGCAATGCCACCAGCAATGTCATGCTGATCTCGTACCGCGAGAAGTTCGACGACGTGAAGTACAATCCCCTGCCGCGCCATATCGAGATCACGGCCAATCGCCACGGCAAGGCCGGCTTCGCGCCGCAACTGCCGGGGGGCGAGCAGATCGCTGCCGCGTTTGGCGGCAGCATTCCGCCGATCCTGTGGGACGGCACCGGCGATCCTACCACGCTGAACGTCAGCGACCCGGTTCCGGTGCTCGGCCTCGGCCTCAAGCTCGGCGCGCCGGTCGAGACCGCGCAGCCGGGGCTCGTCAAGCTGACCGGCGCGACTTCGGCCAAAGTCGATATCGTCGTGCTGCCACCCGCGATGGAGGCTGCCGCGAAGTGA
- a CDS encoding UdgX family uracil-DNA binding protein (This protein belongs to the uracil DNA glycosylase superfamily, members of which act in excision repair of DNA. However, it belongs more specifically to UdgX branch, whose founding member was found to bind uracil in DNA (where it does not belong), without cleaving it, appears to promote DNA repair by a pathway involving RecA, rather than base excision.): MRVVTLTAEDDFEGWRDAARALAGARVSPSEVVWQVGDHPADLFGDEAVLESAAPRAFRVPRAFLDLAQTVILHSDPQRFALLYTLLAGVIEAPKRIDDHADPLVRRLEEMAKAVRRDIHKMRAFVRFREIADDVGTRYIAWFEPEHHIVRTNARFFVDRFANMRWSILTPELSVHWDRATLKEGPPATKADAPEGDPVEDVWKTYYASIFNPARLKTGAMLKEMPRKYWKNMPETALVKELVAGARQRETAMVQTARTAAGGNIAGAWGALRDEAMGCTRCHLYEQATQTVFGEGPIDARMMFVGEQPGDNEDLEGHPFVGPAGQMFDRAMADAGVDRASVYVTNAVKHFKFERRGKRRIHSKPDAGEITACRWWYEQERLLLKPAMTVALGATAARQMIGKTVTITATRGRVIELAEGGKGWVTIHPSFLLRLPDKARAEDEYAMFVEDLKGAAKAL; the protein is encoded by the coding sequence ATGCGCGTCGTTACGCTCACGGCGGAGGATGATTTCGAGGGCTGGCGCGATGCGGCGCGGGCGCTGGCGGGCGCACGGGTTTCGCCGTCGGAGGTGGTATGGCAGGTCGGCGATCACCCTGCTGATCTGTTCGGCGACGAAGCGGTGCTTGAATCCGCCGCGCCGCGCGCCTTCCGGGTACCGCGTGCCTTTCTCGATCTCGCCCAGACCGTGATCCTCCACAGCGATCCGCAGCGTTTTGCGCTGCTCTACACGCTGCTTGCCGGGGTGATCGAGGCGCCCAAGCGGATCGACGACCATGCCGATCCGCTGGTCCGGCGATTGGAGGAAATGGCCAAGGCGGTGCGGCGCGATATTCACAAGATGCGGGCGTTCGTGCGGTTTCGCGAGATCGCGGACGATGTCGGCACCCGCTACATCGCCTGGTTCGAGCCCGAGCATCATATCGTCCGCACCAATGCCCGCTTCTTCGTCGATCGCTTCGCCAATATGCGCTGGTCGATCCTGACGCCGGAACTGTCGGTCCATTGGGACCGCGCGACGCTCAAGGAAGGCCCGCCCGCAACCAAGGCGGACGCGCCCGAAGGCGATCCGGTCGAGGATGTGTGGAAGACCTATTACGCCTCGATCTTCAATCCGGCGCGCTTGAAGACCGGGGCGATGCTCAAGGAAATGCCACGCAAATATTGGAAAAACATGCCCGAAACCGCGTTGGTCAAGGAGCTGGTCGCTGGCGCGCGCCAGCGGGAGACGGCAATGGTCCAGACAGCGCGGACGGCGGCGGGCGGCAATATCGCGGGGGCGTGGGGCGCGCTGCGCGATGAGGCGATGGGTTGTACCCGCTGCCACCTCTACGAGCAGGCGACGCAGACGGTGTTCGGCGAAGGCCCGATCGACGCGCGGATGATGTTCGTCGGCGAGCAGCCCGGCGACAATGAGGATCTGGAAGGCCACCCATTCGTGGGGCCGGCGGGACAAATGTTCGACCGGGCTATGGCCGATGCCGGAGTGGATCGGGCCAGCGTCTACGTCACCAACGCGGTCAAGCATTTCAAATTCGAGCGGCGCGGCAAACGCCGCATCCATTCAAAGCCCGATGCCGGCGAGATCACCGCATGCCGCTGGTGGTACGAACAGGAACGGCTGCTGCTCAAACCCGCGATGACCGTGGCGCTGGGCGCGACAGCGGCGCGGCAGATGATTGGCAAAACGGTGACGATCACCGCAACGCGGGGCCGGGTGATCGAGCTGGCCGAGGGCGGGAAGGGCTGGGTAACGATCCATCCGAGCTTCCTGCTGCGCCTGCCCGACAAGGCTCGCGCCGAGGACGAATATGCGATGTTCGTCGAGGATCTGAAGGGCGCGGCCAAGGCGCTGTGA
- a CDS encoding DJ-1/PfpI family protein, which translates to MSEAAPIHIAFLLFPGITQLDMTGPAQVLSRLPGARIHLVARSLDPVPTDAQFALLPTATFADVPRADILCVPGGFGTIPAMEDVETLAWLRQVGAEAGWVTSVCTGSLLLAAAGLLTGYRAACHWASRDQLAFFGVEPVAERVVFDRNRVSGGGVTAGIDFALALVAAIAGEDHARFVQLSLEYDPHPPFDSGSPERADAATLARYRAMVEKFAPGRAEKVRAIAEKLAR; encoded by the coding sequence ATGTCCGAAGCCGCGCCCATCCACATCGCCTTCCTGCTGTTTCCCGGCATCACCCAGCTCGACATGACCGGGCCGGCGCAGGTGCTGTCGCGCCTGCCCGGCGCCAGGATCCATCTCGTCGCCAGATCGCTCGACCCGGTGCCCACCGACGCGCAATTCGCCTTGCTGCCGACCGCGACCTTCGCCGACGTGCCGCGCGCCGACATCCTCTGCGTGCCCGGCGGCTTCGGCACGATCCCGGCGATGGAGGATGTCGAAACGCTGGCGTGGCTGCGTCAGGTCGGCGCCGAGGCGGGATGGGTGACGAGCGTGTGCACCGGATCGTTGCTGCTCGCCGCCGCCGGGCTGCTCACCGGCTATCGCGCCGCCTGCCACTGGGCCTCGCGCGATCAGCTCGCCTTCTTCGGAGTGGAACCGGTCGCCGAGCGGGTGGTGTTCGACCGCAACCGGGTCTCCGGCGGCGGCGTCACCGCGGGGATCGATTTCGCGCTGGCTCTGGTCGCCGCGATTGCCGGCGAAGATCACGCCAGGTTCGTCCAGCTCAGCCTCGAATATGATCCGCATCCGCCCTTTGACAGCGGCTCGCCCGAGCGCGCCGATGCGGCGACGCTGGCGCGTTATAGGGCGATGGTTGAGAAGTTCGCTCCCGGTCGCGCGGAGAAGGTCAGGGCGATCGCCGAGAAGCTTGCCCGGTAA